A DNA window from Luteolibacter luteus contains the following coding sequences:
- the hemW gene encoding radical SAM family heme chaperone HemW — translation MLLYVHIPFCHRVCPYCSFYKHTPGDTPIGAFVDALLEEARLRLAALTEKPRTLYLGGGTPSMLSPTHLRKLFGGLRECIDFSTLEEVTLEANPATFDVAKARLFRELGVTRISLGIQSFTPHVLEKLGREHSAEEAAASVGVLREAGMPSVNIDLMFAIPGQSEEDWRQTLQTAIALQPDHISAYNLTYEEDTAFFESLRRGEVSESEDVNASFFLLADRLLREAGYQHYETSNYAKAGHHSSHNRGYWRGEDYLGLGPSAVSTLSAVRTRNVADTAAYVQMLAALGNAITESESLDDEQKRLERIALLLRTDEGVPLSLVDAAAVDRLLEHGLAEKRGEMLVLTLAGSPLVDPIAAELV, via the coding sequence TTGCTCCTCTACGTCCACATTCCCTTTTGCCACCGGGTCTGCCCGTACTGCTCCTTTTACAAGCACACCCCGGGTGACACGCCCATCGGCGCATTTGTGGACGCGCTGCTCGAGGAGGCCCGCCTGCGGCTCGCCGCGCTGACCGAAAAACCGCGCACCCTCTACCTCGGCGGCGGCACGCCCTCGATGCTTTCCCCGACGCACCTGCGCAAGCTCTTCGGCGGGCTGCGCGAGTGCATCGATTTCAGCACGCTCGAGGAAGTCACGCTGGAGGCAAACCCGGCGACCTTCGATGTCGCGAAAGCGAGGCTCTTCCGCGAGCTCGGCGTGACCCGCATTTCCCTGGGCATCCAGTCCTTCACCCCGCACGTCCTGGAGAAGCTCGGCCGGGAGCACTCCGCCGAGGAAGCCGCCGCCTCCGTGGGTGTCCTGCGGGAAGCCGGCATGCCCTCGGTGAATATCGACCTCATGTTCGCCATCCCCGGCCAGAGCGAGGAGGATTGGCGGCAGACACTCCAGACGGCGATCGCGCTGCAGCCGGATCACATCTCCGCGTATAACCTGACCTACGAGGAAGATACCGCATTCTTCGAATCCCTCCGCCGCGGCGAGGTCAGCGAGAGCGAGGACGTGAATGCGAGCTTCTTCCTGCTGGCCGATCGCCTCCTGCGCGAGGCCGGCTATCAGCACTACGAGACTTCGAACTACGCGAAAGCCGGGCATCACTCCTCGCACAACCGCGGCTACTGGCGCGGCGAGGATTACCTCGGCCTCGGTCCCTCCGCCGTCTCCACGCTCTCCGCCGTGCGCACGCGGAATGTGGCGGATACCGCGGCGTATGTGCAGATGCTTGCCGCGCTCGGAAATGCGATCACGGAAAGCGAATCGCTGGATGACGAGCAGAAGCGCTTGGAACGCATCGCGCTGCTGCTGCGGACCGATGAAGGCGTCCCGCTTTCCCTCGTCGATGCCGCTGCCGTCGATCGTCTGTTAGAACACGGCCTCGCCGAAAAGCGCGGCGAGATGCTGGTGCTGACTTTGGCAGGATCCCCGCTGGTGGATCCCATCGCCGCGGAGCTGGTGTAG
- a CDS encoding PEP-CTERM sorting domain-containing protein has protein sequence MQIDLSPIPEPSTLMIAGAGLMIAGLRRRRF, from the coding sequence CTGCAGATCGACCTTTCCCCGATCCCCGAGCCGTCCACGCTGATGATCGCAGGCGCGGGCCTGATGATCGCCGGCCTCCGTCGCCGCCGTTTCTGA
- a CDS encoding PEP-CTERM sorting domain-containing protein, translating into MKTLLLTTLLAAAAGSAQAALVYSQTFDVFDDVPTSSIYFDAAPEYDGIVGGLTGADLDANANLNGKLVTSGASGRLPQSGTHFLHSNTLGTPTGSIPAGEVWGTNASQVPTVEIGTIYEFSFYIAAQNGTGPAIISPRINGVELQGLTVDGETNPANATYTAFGSWVKHTYYWEADTTTADLSLFNLRTADAGNDFYLDTITFSSVPEPGAALLGAFGFLGLMRRRR; encoded by the coding sequence ATGAAAACACTCCTTCTCACGACCCTTCTCGCGGCTGCCGCGGGTAGCGCCCAGGCGGCGCTGGTCTATAGCCAGACCTTCGATGTTTTCGATGACGTCCCGACCAGCAGCATCTACTTCGACGCGGCACCCGAGTACGACGGCATCGTCGGCGGACTCACCGGTGCGGATCTGGACGCGAATGCGAACCTGAATGGCAAGCTGGTCACCAGCGGCGCCAGTGGCAGGCTTCCCCAGAGCGGCACCCACTTCCTGCACTCGAATACCCTCGGCACCCCTACGGGCTCGATTCCTGCGGGTGAAGTCTGGGGCACCAATGCCTCGCAGGTGCCCACGGTGGAAATCGGCACCATCTACGAATTCTCCTTCTACATCGCCGCGCAGAACGGGACGGGTCCCGCAATCATCTCGCCCCGCATCAATGGAGTGGAACTTCAGGGCCTGACCGTGGACGGTGAGACCAATCCCGCCAATGCGACCTATACGGCCTTCGGCAGCTGGGTGAAGCATACCTACTACTGGGAGGCGGATACGACCACGGCGGACCTCAGCCTTTTCAATCTCAGGACCGCTGACGCGGGGAATGACTTCTACCTGGATACCATCACCTTTTCCTCGGTCCCGGAGCCGGGCGCAGCACTGCTCGGTGCCTTCGGATTTCTGGGATTGATGCGTCGCCGTCGCTAG
- a CDS encoding PEP-CTERM sorting domain-containing protein, producing the protein MIYTSHPARGLNRWILAASLAIASPAFSAVVFTNPDLEGTVASATLPAGWVAVPFEAAFSEATISGGASPDTIDGTGPNLGGFIFGSPHSGTSFAGGAHTTAAGQTAQEGLQQTVSGFTVGEDYSFSFFQAYVGTSNGRDGGGTWLVYADGVLVGTTIPNTTTLAWDDANKSMALSWEERTVSFTATAESMTLSFMPYDPDGDISPQNGTYMGIDSFSEITPVPEPAAALLGAFGFLGLMRRRR; encoded by the coding sequence ATGATCTACACGTCCCACCCCGCTCGTGGCCTGAATCGCTGGATTCTCGCCGCGTCCCTCGCGATCGCTTCGCCCGCTTTCAGCGCGGTCGTTTTCACGAATCCTGATCTCGAAGGCACCGTTGCCTCTGCGACCCTTCCGGCCGGCTGGGTAGCGGTTCCTTTCGAAGCCGCGTTCTCGGAAGCCACGATTTCCGGAGGCGCCAGCCCCGACACGATCGATGGAACAGGGCCAAATCTCGGAGGCTTCATTTTTGGTAGTCCCCATTCCGGGACTTCTTTCGCCGGGGGAGCTCACACCACGGCTGCCGGACAGACCGCCCAGGAAGGACTCCAGCAAACCGTGAGCGGGTTCACGGTGGGGGAAGACTATTCCTTCAGCTTCTTCCAAGCCTATGTGGGAACCTCGAACGGTCGCGATGGAGGTGGAACATGGCTCGTCTATGCGGATGGCGTGCTCGTGGGGACCACGATTCCCAACACTACTACCTTGGCATGGGACGATGCGAACAAGTCTATGGCATTGTCGTGGGAAGAGCGCACGGTGAGCTTCACCGCCACGGCCGAGTCAATGACCCTCAGCTTCATGCCCTATGACCCGGACGGCGACATCTCGCCCCAGAATGGTACTTACATGGGTATCGACTCCTTCTCGGAGATCACGCCCGTGCCGGAACCTGCCGCCGCGCTGCTCGGTGCCTTCGGATTTCTGGGATTGATGCGTCGCCGTCGCTAG
- a CDS encoding PEP-CTERM sorting domain-containing protein: MNFTSCPGRGLNRLVLAASLAIASPAFSAIVFSNPTLEGTPATQTAVPTGWEFVPYDAPFNLATTAALSTGDVLAADGPAIGSGLFGAAQSGDTFFAGIHGSTTPQVLQEGLQQTVSGFTVGEDYSFSFFQANVGHTNRQDSEGSWRVYADGVLIGTTDPTTRTLAWNDPDKATDLNWEERTVTFTATSESMTLSFLPYDGDGDVAGQGGVYMGIDSFSEITPVPEPAAALLGAFGFLGLMRRRR; the protein is encoded by the coding sequence ATGAACTTCACGTCCTGCCCTGGTCGTGGCCTGAATCGTTTGGTTCTCGCTGCGTCTCTCGCGATCGCTTCGCCCGCTTTCAGCGCGATCGTCTTTTCGAATCCCACTTTGGAAGGCACTCCTGCGACCCAAACCGCCGTTCCAACCGGTTGGGAATTCGTCCCCTACGATGCCCCCTTCAACCTGGCAACGACGGCCGCGCTCTCTACCGGCGATGTCCTCGCCGCGGATGGTCCGGCCATCGGCTCGGGCTTGTTCGGTGCCGCGCAATCCGGAGACACTTTCTTTGCCGGTATCCACGGCTCTACCACCCCGCAGGTCCTTCAGGAAGGACTCCAGCAGACCGTGAGCGGATTCACGGTGGGGGAGGATTACTCCTTTAGCTTCTTCCAAGCAAACGTCGGACACACGAACCGACAGGACAGCGAGGGAAGCTGGCGCGTGTATGCCGATGGCGTGCTGATCGGAACCACAGATCCGACCACGAGGACCCTGGCTTGGAATGATCCGGACAAGGCGACCGACCTGAATTGGGAAGAGCGCACTGTCACCTTCACCGCCACTTCCGAGTCCATGACCCTCAGCTTCCTTCCTTACGATGGCGATGGGGATGTGGCGGGCCAAGGCGGCGTCTACATGGGCATCGACTCCTTCTCGGAGATCACGCCCGTGCCGGAACCTGCCGCCGCGCTGCTCGGTGCCTTCGGATTTCTGGGATTGATGCGCCGCCGCCGCTGA
- a CDS encoding WYL domain-containing protein produces MRSKPSLQQLRDAILLRRVIEFRYRGAVVKAEPRILGRGGRYGAFMLLAWQLGEQGGWQLFRFGEIHGVAILPEPIEARRPSCARLKRQIVEMDTWAIPVPD; encoded by the coding sequence ATGCGCTCGAAACCGTCTCTTCAGCAGTTGCGGGACGCCATCCTCCTGAGGCGCGTCATCGAGTTCAGGTATCGCGGCGCGGTGGTGAAAGCCGAGCCGCGGATTCTCGGGCGCGGCGGCCGCTATGGAGCCTTCATGCTGCTGGCCTGGCAATTGGGCGAGCAGGGGGGCTGGCAGCTCTTCCGCTTCGGGGAGATCCATGGTGTCGCGATCCTCCCGGAGCCCATCGAGGCGAGGCGGCCTTCATGCGCGAGGCTGAAGCGCCAGATCGTGGAGATGGATACCTGGGCAATCCCGGTGCCGGACTGA
- a CDS encoding XRE family transcriptional regulator, with translation MRVGVDNFDPTRLEQALDFQLKTKASLAKDIGKTPDAITSYLKGKRKPSPETFEKIAFALNLPKKFFLTPSDVVGFHDLLKQWRSNSSKKKADTKRGEVVLSWILEAHRSFDRVFELPSFQLGAEIDTWNIPSDISQITVDVVEDAALRLRDCWDLGKNPIRNLLRTAEKAGIAVGRFNLNVPDLDAVSTYHEGRPYILLNSFKQSGCRARFDLAHEIGHMILHRHVDKECISGSDGKAIYQKLEEQAHWFAGALLLPADRFASDFWAPTFQCFVDLKEKWKVSIQAMIRRGLTLQLLTKSQYNWLNIAISKKKARQVEPLDDKILPERIRLFPKCFERYEEDFGSQAMPHLLERLPFSTAVLTELFQLDRADVERFLTGRGRETDNLVHFDFKRKET, from the coding sequence ATGAGGGTAGGCGTAGACAATTTTGACCCAACGAGACTAGAGCAAGCATTGGATTTTCAACTGAAGACCAAAGCTTCGCTAGCGAAGGATATTGGCAAAACTCCAGATGCAATTACTTCCTACTTGAAGGGCAAGCGTAAGCCGAGCCCGGAAACTTTTGAGAAGATCGCCTTTGCTCTGAACCTGCCAAAAAAGTTCTTTCTGACCCCTTCTGATGTCGTCGGCTTCCACGACCTGCTGAAACAGTGGCGCTCCAACTCATCCAAGAAGAAAGCCGATACCAAACGAGGTGAGGTTGTCCTTTCTTGGATCCTAGAAGCTCATAGATCATTTGATAGAGTCTTTGAGCTTCCGAGCTTCCAACTGGGAGCCGAGATCGATACATGGAATATCCCGAGCGACATCAGCCAGATTACAGTGGATGTAGTCGAGGACGCCGCTCTTCGCCTGCGCGACTGTTGGGATCTAGGCAAGAATCCAATCCGAAACCTTTTGCGGACGGCCGAGAAAGCTGGCATAGCTGTTGGGCGATTCAACCTCAACGTTCCTGATCTGGATGCAGTCTCGACTTACCACGAGGGCCGCCCTTACATTCTGTTGAACTCTTTCAAGCAGTCTGGATGTCGGGCCCGGTTCGATCTGGCGCATGAGATCGGTCACATGATTCTGCACCGCCATGTGGACAAGGAGTGCATCTCCGGAAGTGATGGAAAGGCGATTTACCAAAAGCTTGAAGAACAAGCACATTGGTTTGCCGGTGCCTTGCTTCTACCAGCTGACCGATTTGCAAGCGACTTCTGGGCTCCTACGTTCCAGTGCTTTGTCGACCTGAAAGAAAAATGGAAGGTTTCGATACAAGCGATGATTAGACGAGGTCTTACTTTGCAGCTGCTTACGAAGAGTCAGTACAACTGGCTCAACATAGCGATCAGCAAAAAGAAGGCGCGCCAGGTCGAACCGCTGGATGACAAGATCCTTCCCGAGCGCATCCGACTGTTTCCTAAATGCTTCGAGCGATACGAAGAAGACTTCGGATCGCAAGCCATGCCGCACCTTCTAGAGCGACTGCCCTTTTCCACAGCCGTACTTACTGAACTATTTCAACTCGACCGAGCTGATGTTGAACGATTCCTTACGGGACGGGGCAGAGAGACGGACAACCTCGTTCACTTCGACTTCAAACGAAAAGAAACCTGA
- a CDS encoding LexA family protein, which translates to MQPSKDEIKAWLKNTQRSREWLASQFGDTKKKTVDNWLSSNQDIPIGILTSIGRMMDDDRRSEDVRIREVPGDQQIFSIQVDLQTFRTYNRAAVAQRLTLEEWVIKTCDEEVVRMTPGEEKKIVPMIVAEAPAALTNYGTRRTGGGHWIDLVGGVAAGAPISSHIVEAPVEVEKEYPEGCYALRVFGDSMARKIPDGSIVVVQPWDRARTPKKGTIVVYSDASGSTLKEFGYRKAKAGEDADAMGNVPALRSLNPLYKEVQTMEGGRIDAVLVEVV; encoded by the coding sequence ATGCAGCCGTCCAAAGACGAAATTAAAGCTTGGTTAAAGAATACGCAGCGCAGCCGCGAGTGGCTGGCGTCGCAATTCGGAGATACCAAGAAGAAGACGGTGGATAACTGGCTTTCGTCGAATCAAGATATCCCGATCGGGATCCTCACGAGCATCGGTCGGATGATGGATGATGACCGGCGCTCCGAAGACGTGCGGATCCGTGAGGTGCCGGGAGACCAGCAGATTTTCAGCATCCAGGTGGATCTCCAGACCTTCCGCACCTACAATCGCGCGGCCGTGGCCCAGCGGCTGACCCTGGAAGAGTGGGTGATCAAGACCTGCGATGAGGAAGTGGTGCGGATGACCCCGGGGGAAGAGAAGAAGATCGTCCCGATGATCGTCGCGGAGGCACCGGCCGCCCTGACGAACTACGGCACCCGTCGTACTGGCGGCGGCCACTGGATCGATCTCGTCGGCGGCGTCGCGGCCGGCGCGCCGATTTCATCGCACATCGTGGAAGCTCCGGTGGAGGTGGAGAAGGAGTATCCGGAAGGCTGCTATGCCCTCCGCGTCTTCGGCGACTCCATGGCGCGGAAGATCCCGGATGGCTCGATCGTCGTCGTGCAGCCCTGGGACCGCGCGCGCACGCCGAAAAAGGGGACGATCGTGGTTTACTCGGATGCCAGCGGCTCGACCTTGAAGGAATTCGGCTACCGCAAGGCCAAGGCCGGGGAAGACGCCGATGCCATGGGGAATGTCCCCGCGCTGCGCTCGCTGAATCCGCTCTACAAGGAAGTCCAGACCATGGAGGGCGGGAGAATCGATGCCGTGCTGGTGGAGGTGGTGTGA
- a CDS encoding lambda exonuclease family protein yields MKIIPCKQRSPEWFAARASCVITASRMTPACAPEMKVRLTKAELCEELDRHDIEYSPEATNAELEALLPEPESYRSMSEVDRKNREILIARRLAEPIYQNASLSGAAWLIHLRDKEERALDFNPAVQRGIALEEEARTAYASLTGCSGKEVGFILHDSGGFGASPDLLVPDAASPHGFSHGAEIKCPVPEVHIEWLLAGTLPEKHRLQVHGSMAVTGLSRWDFFSYCPGEPPLHVIVMRDEFTEQLVAGLLLLHREYMAAQDKLAALWDAAFPCDGKEVAA; encoded by the coding sequence ATGAAGATCATCCCATGCAAGCAACGCTCGCCGGAATGGTTCGCGGCCCGCGCGTCCTGCGTGATCACCGCCAGCCGGATGACCCCGGCCTGCGCGCCGGAGATGAAGGTGCGCCTGACAAAGGCGGAGCTCTGCGAGGAGCTGGATCGCCATGACATCGAGTATTCGCCAGAGGCGACGAATGCGGAGCTGGAGGCCCTGCTGCCGGAGCCGGAGAGCTATCGCAGCATGAGCGAGGTGGATCGCAAGAACCGCGAGATCCTCATCGCGCGCCGCCTGGCGGAGCCGATCTATCAGAATGCCTCGCTTTCCGGCGCGGCCTGGTTGATCCACCTGCGCGACAAGGAGGAGCGTGCGCTTGATTTCAATCCCGCGGTGCAACGCGGCATCGCGCTGGAGGAGGAGGCGCGCACGGCCTACGCCTCCCTCACCGGGTGCTCCGGGAAGGAGGTGGGCTTCATCCTGCATGACAGCGGCGGCTTCGGTGCCTCGCCGGACCTGCTGGTCCCGGATGCCGCGTCGCCTCATGGTTTCTCGCATGGTGCGGAGATCAAGTGCCCGGTGCCGGAGGTCCACATCGAGTGGCTGCTCGCCGGGACGCTGCCGGAGAAGCATCGCCTGCAGGTGCATGGCTCGATGGCCGTGACCGGGCTCAGCCGCTGGGATTTCTTCAGCTACTGCCCGGGCGAGCCGCCGCTGCACGTCATCGTGATGCGGGATGAGTTCACGGAGCAATTGGTGGCCGGGCTGCTGCTGCTGCATCGCGAATACATGGCGGCGCAGGACAAGCTGGCCGCGCTGTGGGATGCGGCGTTTCCCTGCGACGGGAAGGAGGTGGCCGCATGA
- a CDS encoding DnaB-like helicase C-terminal domain-containing protein has translation MLPLPHALGPEKSVLSSLMKSPDLLAEHSLDPQIFHVPAHRILYQRMKGLEEVELISFIEGLRVAGLLENIGGPAAITDIYTYAPSSSHFESHLGLLRDRHARRVAIAACAAAVEAANDCADDGAFLRALGGPITNVFDIATAATPPKDTKALAREFLETFEAKVAGRLLPMGLATGIPEIDRALRGLHPQHMGVISARSGGGKSTMATQIAANLATDGIGVLYLILERTEQSAFQRSVIQTARIHHAAVIDPAGYAAAQGHAKPDHATLLAIRDAITKLVDANFHIRKPPNRRLSTQCAEIRRYVRLHGVKVVFVDQIGLIRGERQRGDTEEVERRGVSNTLQELAHELGITVVVLSQVTDEIDTKGARAIEEDADWWLHIAQERDKKKPDFGEHQHVLIAKDSHNGMAGERLPLVLDHATLRFVHGAPKEKEEVMKGRGVFAMGKAR, from the coding sequence ATGCTCCCCCTTCCCCACGCCCTAGGCCCGGAGAAATCCGTGCTCTCCAGCCTGATGAAAAGTCCGGATCTCCTCGCGGAGCATTCGCTGGATCCGCAGATCTTCCATGTGCCGGCGCACCGCATCCTGTATCAGCGGATGAAGGGGCTGGAGGAAGTGGAGCTCATCAGCTTCATCGAGGGCCTGCGGGTTGCCGGGCTGCTGGAAAATATCGGCGGGCCCGCGGCGATCACGGATATCTACACCTACGCTCCCAGTTCCTCGCATTTCGAAAGCCACCTCGGCCTGCTCCGGGATCGCCATGCACGGCGCGTGGCGATTGCGGCATGTGCGGCAGCGGTGGAGGCGGCGAATGATTGTGCGGACGATGGCGCTTTCCTCCGGGCGCTGGGCGGGCCGATCACGAATGTCTTCGACATCGCCACCGCTGCGACGCCGCCGAAGGATACGAAGGCGCTGGCACGGGAGTTCTTGGAAACTTTCGAGGCGAAGGTGGCCGGGAGGCTTTTGCCAATGGGTCTGGCCACGGGCATCCCGGAGATCGACCGGGCGCTGCGCGGCCTGCATCCGCAGCACATGGGCGTGATCTCCGCGCGCTCCGGCGGCGGGAAGTCGACGATGGCCACGCAGATTGCCGCGAACCTGGCGACGGATGGGATCGGCGTGCTTTATCTCATCCTGGAGCGGACCGAGCAGAGTGCCTTCCAGCGCAGCGTGATTCAGACCGCGCGGATCCATCATGCCGCGGTGATCGATCCCGCGGGTTATGCCGCGGCGCAGGGTCATGCAAAGCCGGATCACGCGACGCTGCTGGCGATCCGGGATGCGATCACGAAGCTGGTGGATGCGAATTTTCACATCCGCAAGCCGCCGAACCGCAGGCTATCGACGCAGTGCGCGGAAATCCGCCGCTATGTGCGGCTGCATGGCGTGAAGGTGGTGTTCGTCGACCAGATCGGCCTGATCCGCGGGGAGCGACAGCGCGGCGATACCGAGGAGGTCGAGCGGCGCGGGGTTTCGAATACGCTGCAGGAGCTGGCGCATGAACTCGGGATCACGGTGGTGGTGCTTTCGCAAGTCACCGATGAGATCGATACCAAGGGCGCGCGGGCGATCGAGGAAGATGCGGACTGGTGGCTTCACATCGCGCAGGAGCGGGACAAGAAGAAGCCGGACTTCGGCGAGCACCAGCATGTGCTGATCGCGAAGGACAGCCACAATGGCATGGCGGGAGAACGGCTGCCGCTGGTGCTGGATCACGCGACCCTGCGCTTCGTGCACGGCGCGCCGAAGGAGAAGGAGGAGGTCATGAAAGGACGCGGGGTGTTCGCGATGGGGAAAGCGAGGTGA
- a CDS encoding PEP-CTERM sorting domain-containing protein (PEP-CTERM proteins occur, often in large numbers, in the proteomes of bacteria that also encode an exosortase, a predicted intramembrane cysteine proteinase. The presence of a PEP-CTERM domain at a protein's C-terminus predicts cleavage within the sorting domain, followed by covalent anchoring to some some component of the (usually Gram-negative) cell surface. Many PEP-CTERM proteins exhibit an unusual sequence composition that includes large numbers of potential glycosylation sites. Expression of one such protein has been shown restore the ability of a bacterium to form floc, a type of biofilm.), translating to MNKLTSSSSALALGLAGFLSLVTAADAALTMTINTWDRTYSFSGSFTTAYIPLNGGNGSPFFYIGTGIGTTGYGMGMGDILTVGTSSTGEDGYDVGFSHYLPSGIGVALSGEEPGTLEILSYLGEIVVFDGEGNGVLDVPPGAAMSWTLTGNGWIQPMSPGSLPEYEAFLPTLDGAPLYLFQGTNPSNIVSAVMGQVVLVPEPSSALLLLGSSGLLLRRRRVRS from the coding sequence ATGAACAAGCTTACATCCTCTTCCTCAGCGCTGGCCCTCGGTCTCGCCGGTTTCCTATCCCTCGTCACTGCGGCAGACGCCGCTCTTACGATGACGATCAATACCTGGGATCGGACTTATTCTTTCTCCGGGTCTTTCACGACAGCCTACATCCCGCTGAATGGAGGGAACGGCAGTCCTTTCTTTTACATTGGCACCGGCATCGGAACCACGGGATATGGTATGGGGATGGGGGATATCCTCACCGTCGGGACTTCCAGCACCGGGGAGGATGGGTACGATGTCGGGTTCAGTCACTATCTGCCGAGCGGCATTGGCGTCGCTCTGTCAGGGGAGGAGCCAGGCACTCTGGAGATCTTGAGCTATCTGGGAGAAATCGTCGTCTTCGATGGAGAAGGAAATGGCGTCCTCGATGTGCCGCCCGGAGCCGCAATGTCATGGACGCTCACCGGGAATGGCTGGATCCAGCCTATGAGCCCTGGCTCTCTTCCGGAATACGAAGCTTTCCTTCCTACGCTCGATGGCGCACCTCTTTATCTGTTCCAAGGGACCAATCCTTCTAATATTGTCTCCGCGGTCATGGGGCAAGTCGTATTGGTCCCCGAACCCTCCAGCGCCCTGCTTCTGCTCGGGAGCTCCGGCCTCCTGCTGCGCCGCCGGCGCGTAAGGTCATAA
- a CDS encoding helix-turn-helix domain-containing protein gives MPRRSNKAIPSYSPLYPRMARGMARIGAEREQIAEAFGVSVETFQEWVKEHRELAEAIAEGEMDARAAVEKALFKRATGYSQLEEKAVICKGEVIVVTFMKHYPPDVAAAKLWLANHESDLWQEKPDPEHGVTTELADVMKRIRGQEPRAKSQEPRAKSQEPRAKSQEPRAKSQEPRATR, from the coding sequence ATGCCACGCCGTTCTAACAAAGCCATCCCGTCCTACTCGCCGCTCTATCCTCGCATGGCGCGGGGGATGGCCCGCATCGGTGCGGAGCGGGAGCAGATTGCCGAGGCATTCGGGGTTTCCGTGGAGACGTTTCAGGAGTGGGTGAAGGAGCATCGCGAGCTGGCGGAGGCGATCGCGGAGGGCGAGATGGATGCGCGGGCCGCGGTGGAAAAGGCGCTTTTCAAGCGGGCCACGGGCTACAGCCAGCTGGAGGAGAAGGCCGTGATCTGCAAGGGCGAGGTGATCGTGGTGACCTTCATGAAACACTATCCGCCGGATGTGGCCGCGGCGAAGCTGTGGTTGGCCAATCACGAATCGGACCTCTGGCAGGAGAAGCCGGACCCGGAGCACGGGGTGACTACCGAGTTGGCCGATGTGATGAAGCGGATTCGGGGGCAGGAGCCAAGAGCCAAGAGCCAAGAGCCAAGAGCCAAGAGCCAAGAGCCAAGAGCCAAGAGCCAAGAGCCAAGAGCCAAGAGCCAAGAGCCAAGAGCCACCCGATGA